One genomic window of Nitrosomonas sp. Is35 includes the following:
- a CDS encoding DUF934 domain-containing protein has product MIIKNKAIVADDWMVLRLQEQETPENVSVAPGKVIVPLKVWQAQRETLQQRKEIGVWLASDERPEELKGDIEKFSVIAVDFPKFSDGRGYSIAFNLRARLGYSGELRAIGDVLRDQLFYLQRVGFDAFAPRPDRKIEDVIKGLGDFSEVYQTSFDQKLPLFRRVQRKANEAASGQ; this is encoded by the coding sequence ATGATTATCAAAAATAAAGCTATTGTCGCGGATGATTGGATGGTGTTGCGGTTGCAGGAACAAGAAACTCCTGAAAACGTTAGTGTTGCACCCGGTAAAGTCATTGTGCCGCTGAAAGTATGGCAAGCGCAACGTGAAACATTGCAACAACGCAAGGAAATCGGCGTATGGCTGGCCAGCGATGAGCGGCCTGAAGAATTGAAAGGCGATATAGAAAAATTTTCCGTAATTGCGGTTGATTTTCCGAAATTCTCGGATGGCCGTGGTTACTCGATCGCCTTTAATCTGCGCGCGCGCTTAGGGTATAGCGGAGAGTTGCGTGCGATTGGCGATGTATTGCGCGATCAGTTGTTTTATTTACAGCGCGTGGGTTTTGACGCGTTTGCGCCGCGCCCGGACCGGAAAATTGAAGATGTGATAAAAGGTTTGGGCGATTTTTCTGAAGTGTATCAAACTTCGTTTGATCAAAAACTGCCGTTGTTCCGGCGCGTACAGCGCAAAGCAAACGAAGCGGCATCCGGTCAATGA
- a CDS encoding response regulator: MNLIKEQNKKLKGFTILVVEDNELNQQVAKGLLEYNGATVAIANHGKEALEMLSKSPFDCVLMDIQMPVMDGLEATQLIRANPQCPDTLIIAVTANADQHHKDLCQSAGMNDFLTKPIDPERLVNTLLKWLMPKPDAQIS; the protein is encoded by the coding sequence ATGAATTTGATAAAAGAACAGAATAAAAAACTGAAGGGATTTACTATCCTGGTGGTGGAAGATAACGAATTGAACCAGCAAGTTGCTAAAGGCTTGCTGGAATATAACGGTGCGACTGTAGCGATAGCCAATCATGGAAAAGAAGCATTGGAGATGTTGAGTAAATCTCCCTTCGACTGCGTATTGATGGATATTCAAATGCCCGTGATGGATGGCTTGGAAGCCACGCAATTAATCCGTGCCAACCCGCAGTGCCCGGATACTTTGATCATTGCAGTAACAGCCAATGCAGACCAGCATCACAAAGATTTATGCCAAAGCGCGGGTATGAATGATTTTTTGACAAAACCAATTGATCCAGAACGGTTGGTCAATACGCTGTTGAAGTGGCTGATGCCAAAACCCGATGCACAGATCTCATGA
- a CDS encoding phosphoadenylyl-sulfate reductase produces the protein MSDLQQKIEQVVAVLTETTCDFAPVTFANSLGAEDMVLTDIIDRYQLDIDMFSLDTGRLPQETYDLMQVVRERYKTPLRIYFPNVKQVEAYVAEHGVNGFYDSIELRKACCHIRKVEPLRRALQGKRAWITGMRSEQASTRSNLKVSAYDMDNRMQKVNPLLDWSNAEVWEYLKHYEVPYNKLHDKFYPSIGCAPCTRAITPGEDIRSGRWWWEAPENKECGLHSSKVVPIK, from the coding sequence ATGAGTGATTTGCAACAAAAAATCGAGCAGGTTGTTGCGGTTCTGACCGAAACAACCTGTGACTTTGCGCCAGTTACCTTTGCCAACAGTCTGGGCGCGGAAGATATGGTTTTGACCGATATCATTGACCGCTATCAGCTCGATATCGATATGTTCAGTCTGGATACCGGCCGTTTGCCGCAAGAGACCTATGATTTGATGCAAGTCGTGCGGGAGCGGTACAAAACACCGTTGCGTATCTATTTTCCCAATGTAAAACAGGTTGAGGCCTATGTCGCCGAGCATGGCGTCAATGGGTTTTATGACAGTATCGAGTTGCGCAAGGCATGCTGCCATATCCGTAAAGTCGAACCACTGCGCCGCGCCTTGCAGGGTAAGCGCGCCTGGATCACCGGAATGCGAAGCGAACAAGCATCGACCCGGTCGAATTTGAAAGTATCGGCTTACGACATGGACAACCGCATGCAGAAAGTCAATCCATTACTGGATTGGTCCAATGCGGAAGTCTGGGAATATCTCAAGCACTATGAAGTGCCTTATAACAAGCTGCACGATAAGTTTTATCCCAGCATCGGCTGCGCGCCTTGCACTCGTGCCATTACACCGGGAGAGGATATCCGCTCCGGGCGCTGGTGGTGGGAAGCACCGGAGAATAAAGAGTGTGGATTGCACAGCAGCAAGGTTGTACCCATAAAATAA
- the cysB gene encoding HTH-type transcriptional regulator CysB, which yields MKLQQLRYLCETANQDMNLSRAAKNLHTSQPAISKQIQLLEEELGVDIFLRNGKRIVKITPPGQLIIQTAVKMLRDADNLKKIAQEFTNEAGGTLTIATTHTQARYSLPPVIKRFTARYPKVKLILRQGSPVQIAALVTSGEADIGIATEALEQYKELIMLPCYQWNRCIIVPPKHPLLKLKKLTLEAINRYPIITYDSTFTGRSKINQAFASCGLEPNVVLTAIDSDVIKTYVELGLGVGILANMAFDAKRDKTLRSIDASHLFEPSTTRIGISRNSYMRGYILDFIEMFAPHLDHASIQSKLERGKSADPENAS from the coding sequence ATGAAACTTCAGCAACTGCGCTATTTATGCGAAACCGCCAATCAGGACATGAACTTATCTAGGGCGGCAAAAAATCTGCACACTTCTCAACCGGCTATCAGCAAGCAAATCCAATTGCTCGAAGAAGAACTCGGCGTCGATATTTTTCTGCGCAATGGCAAACGCATTGTAAAAATAACACCGCCAGGACAATTGATCATACAAACAGCCGTCAAAATGCTGCGTGACGCTGACAACCTGAAGAAAATAGCACAAGAATTTACCAACGAAGCCGGCGGCACGTTAACCATCGCGACCACTCACACTCAGGCGCGTTATTCTTTGCCACCTGTAATCAAGCGTTTTACCGCGCGCTACCCGAAGGTCAAACTCATTTTGCGGCAAGGCAGCCCGGTACAGATTGCCGCTTTGGTCACTTCGGGTGAAGCGGATATTGGAATCGCCACCGAAGCGCTTGAACAATATAAAGAGCTTATCATGCTGCCCTGCTATCAGTGGAACCGCTGCATCATCGTGCCGCCCAAACATCCGTTGCTGAAATTAAAAAAACTCACGCTGGAAGCGATCAATCGCTATCCCATCATCACTTATGATTCGACTTTTACCGGCCGTTCAAAAATCAACCAGGCATTCGCAAGCTGCGGATTAGAACCCAATGTGGTACTCACCGCAATTGACTCTGACGTGATTAAAACCTATGTGGAGCTGGGACTGGGTGTTGGCATTCTTGCCAACATGGCTTTCGATGCCAAGCGCGATAAAACCCTCAGATCCATCGATGCCAGTCATCTATTTGAACCCAGCACCACACGCATCGGTATCAGCCGCAATAGCTATATGCGTGGTTATATTCTTGATTTCATCGAAATGTTTGCGCCTCATCTTGATCACGCCAGTATTCAAAGCAAGCTGGAAAGAGGCAAATCCGCCGATCCCGAGAATGCAAGTTGA
- a CDS encoding EAL domain-containing response regulator — translation MNNEKPIRVLVLDDDRFMLEFVSHLLRDLGVSEVLVAEDGKAGLFVMSAQVSAIDLLICDIEMPGMDGIEFLRNIADQYYNGKIVLFSGVNPDLLKATERLASVRGLNVIGTLAKPVTVGSLAAILDQLSIPVPRRANPARIRQIFTMEEIQQALAADQIELFYQPKIAVSSRRVTSVECLARWCHAQYGYVSPDNFIPVIEQSGLINDFTRDVLRKSALQLDLWLQQGFDLKISVNVSMENLDRFNLPEIYAMAVRDCYVPIDRITLEITEGKLGKDFAQSLDILTRLRLKGFGLAIDDFGIGYSSMETLKHMPFTELKVDRIFAHGAAKDPATRAILESSIKLGKALGLNVVVEGIETRADYQLAVELGCDEIQGFFIAKPMPSGEFTEWLSKHEKTRDERF, via the coding sequence ATGAATAACGAAAAGCCGATACGTGTGCTGGTGCTCGATGATGACAGATTTATGCTTGAATTTGTCAGTCATTTGCTCAGGGATCTGGGCGTCAGCGAAGTGCTGGTTGCTGAGGATGGCAAGGCTGGCTTGTTTGTTATGTCCGCGCAAGTCTCTGCGATTGACTTGCTGATTTGTGATATTGAAATGCCGGGTATGGATGGTATTGAGTTTCTGCGCAATATTGCGGATCAATATTACAACGGTAAGATCGTGTTATTTTCCGGTGTTAATCCCGATTTGCTCAAAGCAACAGAACGCTTGGCTTCTGTACGCGGGTTGAATGTCATTGGCACATTGGCAAAACCGGTGACGGTCGGTTCGCTGGCAGCCATTTTGGATCAGCTATCGATACCTGTCCCGAGACGTGCTAATCCGGCCCGGATACGGCAGATTTTTACGATGGAAGAGATTCAGCAGGCCTTGGCGGCGGATCAGATTGAATTATTTTATCAACCCAAAATCGCCGTCTCCAGCCGCCGTGTTACCAGTGTCGAGTGCTTGGCACGGTGGTGTCATGCGCAATACGGATATGTTTCTCCGGATAACTTCATACCGGTGATTGAGCAAAGTGGATTGATCAATGACTTTACTCGTGATGTATTGAGAAAATCCGCTCTGCAATTGGATTTGTGGCTGCAACAAGGGTTTGATTTAAAGATTTCAGTCAATGTTTCCATGGAAAATCTGGACCGGTTTAATTTGCCGGAAATTTATGCAATGGCCGTGCGCGATTGTTATGTGCCGATTGACCGGATAACGCTGGAAATTACCGAGGGCAAGCTGGGAAAGGATTTCGCGCAATCCTTGGACATTCTGACGCGGCTTAGGCTGAAGGGGTTTGGATTGGCTATCGACGATTTCGGCATAGGCTACTCATCGATGGAAACGCTCAAACATATGCCCTTTACCGAGCTCAAAGTCGATCGTATTTTCGCGCATGGCGCGGCAAAAGATCCGGCAACTCGTGCCATTCTGGAGTCGAGTATAAAATTAGGTAAGGCGCTTGGCTTGAATGTCGTGGTGGAAGGCATTGAGACCCGAGCAGATTACCAGCTGGCGGTAGAACTCGGATGTGATGAAATTCAAGGATTTTTTATTGCGAAACCGATGCCCAGCGGTGAGTTTACCGAATGGTTATCGAAACATGAAAAAACACGGGATGAGCGATTCTAA
- a CDS encoding nitrite/sulfite reductase: MYRYDEYDQQIVDERVRQYRDQVRRRLSGELTEQEFLPLRLQNGLYMQIHGYMLRIAVPYGLISSQQMRMFAHIARKYDRGYGHFTTRQNIQFNWLKLQDTPDILADLASVQMHGIQTSGNCVRNITSDEFAGVAQDEVVDPRPYAEILRQWSTFHPEFAYLPRKFKIAISGGKEDRAAIYAHDIGLAAIKNAQGEVGFRVVVGGGLGRTPIIGSEICEFVPRQHILTYVESILRIYNQYGRRDNKYKARIKILVKALGIDEFKRQVEADWADLKDGPGTLTGEEVDRVASFFTDPAYETLPDHDSKLNEFKADSRSFSNWLSRNVKPHRVPGYAIVVLSLKKPGNAPGDATAEQMDFVADLADRYSFGELRITHKQNLVLADVRQKDLISLWQEASAQELTTPNIGMLTDIISCPGAEFCTLANARSIPLAKLIAERFENLDYLYDIGEITLNISGCVNACGQHHIGNIGITGVEKKDHDEWYQVSIGGAEGNDSSISKIIGPSFTFHQVPEVIERLIHVYLRERFEDESFIGTVRRIGHAPFKEHVYATDFVAQEDETASKHVVLPAHYEVPYYSPRF; this comes from the coding sequence ATGTATCGCTATGATGAATATGATCAGCAAATAGTGGATGAACGTGTCAGGCAGTACCGCGATCAGGTGCGCCGCCGTCTTTCCGGTGAATTGACCGAGCAAGAGTTTTTGCCGTTGCGGTTGCAAAACGGTTTGTACATGCAAATACATGGGTACATGTTACGGATTGCGGTGCCCTACGGCCTGATTTCTTCGCAGCAGATGCGTATGTTTGCGCATATTGCGCGTAAGTATGACCGTGGTTATGGTCATTTCACCACACGTCAGAACATTCAATTCAATTGGCTCAAATTGCAGGATACACCCGATATCCTAGCCGATTTGGCGTCGGTGCAAATGCATGGTATTCAAACCTCAGGCAATTGTGTTCGCAATATCACTTCGGATGAATTTGCCGGTGTTGCACAGGACGAAGTGGTGGATCCGCGTCCGTATGCCGAGATTTTGCGCCAATGGAGCACGTTTCATCCGGAATTTGCCTATTTGCCGCGCAAATTCAAGATCGCCATCAGCGGTGGTAAAGAAGACCGTGCAGCCATTTATGCGCACGATATCGGATTGGCGGCTATCAAAAATGCGCAAGGTGAAGTTGGCTTCCGGGTTGTGGTGGGTGGCGGATTGGGACGTACACCGATTATTGGCAGTGAAATCTGTGAATTTGTGCCACGGCAGCATATTTTGACGTATGTCGAATCCATTCTGCGGATATATAACCAGTATGGCCGCCGCGACAATAAGTATAAAGCGCGTATCAAGATTCTGGTCAAGGCGCTGGGGATCGATGAATTCAAACGTCAGGTTGAAGCAGACTGGGCGGATCTGAAAGACGGTCCCGGCACGTTAACCGGCGAGGAAGTCGACCGGGTCGCATCATTCTTTACCGATCCGGCGTATGAAACATTACCCGATCATGATTCGAAGCTGAATGAATTCAAAGCGGACAGCCGCTCGTTCTCGAATTGGCTATCGCGCAACGTCAAGCCGCACCGGGTTCCCGGTTATGCGATTGTGGTATTGTCATTGAAAAAACCGGGCAATGCACCCGGTGATGCCACCGCTGAGCAAATGGATTTTGTTGCGGATCTAGCGGATCGCTACAGTTTCGGTGAATTGCGCATCACGCATAAACAAAATCTGGTATTGGCGGATGTCCGGCAAAAGGATTTGATCAGTCTGTGGCAAGAGGCTTCCGCTCAGGAGTTGACGACGCCCAATATCGGTATGCTGACGGATATTATCAGTTGCCCGGGCGCGGAATTCTGCACGCTGGCCAACGCACGCTCGATTCCGCTGGCGAAATTGATTGCCGAGCGTTTTGAGAATCTGGATTATTTGTACGATATCGGTGAAATTACGCTGAATATTTCAGGCTGCGTCAATGCCTGCGGACAGCACCACATCGGCAATATCGGTATCACCGGTGTGGAGAAGAAAGATCACGATGAGTGGTATCAAGTATCAATCGGTGGCGCGGAAGGTAACGACAGCTCGATCAGCAAAATTATCGGTCCTTCCTTTACCTTCCATCAAGTGCCGGAAGTCATTGAGCGGTTGATTCATGTCTATTTGCGTGAACGCTTCGAAGACGAAAGTTTTATCGGCACGGTACGCCGCATCGGCCATGCGCCTTTCAAAGAGCATGTGTATGCGACCGATTTCGTCGCACAGGAAGATGAAACTGCCAGCAAACACGTCGTGCTGCCCGCGCACTACGAGGTGCCTTATTATTCCCCCAGGTTTTAA